A genomic region of Staphylococcus roterodami contains the following coding sequences:
- the rplI gene encoding 50S ribosomal protein L9, whose translation MKVIFTQDVKGKGKKGEVKEVPVGYANNFLLKKNYAVEATPGNLKQLELQRKRAKEERQQEIEDAKALKETLSNIEVEVSAKTGEGGKLFGSVSTKQIAEALKAQHDIKIDKRKMDLPNGIHSLGYTNVPVKLDKEVEGTIRVHTVEQ comes from the coding sequence ATGAAAGTAATTTTTACACAAGACGTTAAAGGTAAAGGTAAAAAAGGTGAAGTTAAAGAAGTACCAGTAGGTTATGCAAATAACTTCTTATTGAAAAAGAATTATGCTGTCGAAGCAACACCAGGTAACCTTAAACAATTAGAGTTACAGAGAAAACGTGCAAAAGAAGAAAGACAACAAGAAATTGAAGATGCTAAAGCATTAAAAGAAACATTATCAAATATCGAAGTTGAAGTATCAGCTAAAACTGGTGAAGGCGGTAAGTTGTTTGGATCAGTAAGTACGAAACAAATTGCTGAAGCATTAAAAGCACAACACGATATTAAAATCGACAAACGTAAAATGGATTTACCAAACGGAATCCATTCATTAGGATATACGAATGTACCAGTTAAATTGGATAAAGAAGTTGAAGGTACAATTCGCGTACACACAGTTGAACAATAA